Genomic DNA from Salinibacterium sp. NK8237:
TCGAGCGCCACCGTTGCGTCGGCGAGTGCAGCGACGAAATCGAGATCGTGGCTGACAGCGATCACGCTGCTGCCGTCATCCACGAGTCGAGCGAGCAGAGCCAGCAGTTCGCTCCAGGTGCGCGAGTCTTGCCCGAACGTGGGTTCGTCGAGCACGAGCACCTGCGGCCGCGTAGCGAGGGCTGTGGCGACGCTCAGGCGACGCTTTTCGCCTCCCGAAAGTGTGAACGGGTTGGCTTCGGCTAGCCGGTCTAGGCGGAGTCTTGTGAGCAACTCGTCAACGCGAACATCCACTTCAGAGTCCGGAAGCTTCAACGCCCGCGGGCCAACTTCTAGTTCAGCGCGCACCGTGCTGGTGAGCAACTGATGTTCAGGGTCTTGAAAGACTGTTCCGATGCGGGTCAGCAGCTCACGCGATTTCCAGCGGATCGGATGCTCGCCCGCCCCGCTCGCCAGCGCCGGGCTCGCCTCCACGGCACCACCGACGGGCGGCAGAAGCCCGCCCAGGGTGAGGGCGAGCGTGGACTTTCCAGCCCCGTTAGGACCCGTGATCGCAAGAGCGTGACTGCTCAGAATCTCCAGGTCGAGAGGAGCGCCAAGCGCGTTTTTGCTCCGGCCAACGGTCAGCTGGCGAGCACTGAGCAGAGTGTGTTGCGGGGCCCGCACTGCCCTTACCGGGCGCGGCGGCGGATACTGCGGGATCCAGACGCCACGGGCCGCGAGCTCTTTGCCCTGCCGTGCGAGCACGTCGGCGGGTACCCCATCGGCAATGACTCCCCCGCCGGCGGCGAGCACCACGATGCGGTCGACAACGTCGCTCCACACCGAGACACGGTGTTCGACAACCACAATCGTGGCGCCGGTCGATTCTGCGACCCGGATAACGGCATCCCGAACCTCGGTCACACCCTCAGGGTCAAGGTTGGCTGTCGGTTCGTCAAGCACGATCAGGCCTGGCCGCATGGCCAGCACCCCGGCGAGCGCGAGCCGCTGCTTCTGACCGCCCGAGAGCGCACTGGTGTTGCGGTCGAGAGCAACCTCGAGGCCGACGGAGGCGAGACTGTCACGCACACGAATCCAGATTTCGTCGCGCGGAACACCCAAGTTTTCACAACCGAACGCAACGTCGTCTCCGACGCGCTCCAAGATCACCTGGCTGTCGGGGTCTTGAATCACGAGACCGGTGCGCCCACGATGGGCGGCCGGATGCTCGCCCGCAACGAGCAGGGAACCTTCTGTTTCGCCTTCGTCGTCGCCGACTACCCCGGCGAGGGCATGCAGCAACGTTGACTTTCCCGCCCCGGACTCGCCGAGGAGTAACACGCGTTCGCCCGGTTCAATACGCAGATCGAGACCGCGTACCGCCCAAGCGAGCCTGCTGGAATGGCGCCACCCCCATCCTTCGACGGTGACGCCAACAGGCGTGGTGGGGCTCAGACCCGTTTCGCAATTTCGCGGCCAGCACCAAAGCGGTTGAGCGCTCCGGTTGCGGCAATACCGCGTGTCGCGAGCCACGACAGGAGGCCAGCAATGAGCATCCCGCCGACGATGGCGGCGATCGTGTAGATGATGATGAAGGGAAGCGCTGATCCCGGGTACCAGAGCAGCAAGTCAGTAATAGCCATCGCGAGGCCGGCACCGGCGCCCGCAAGAATCGCACCGCTGACGCGCCAGTTGGCGTAGAGGAAGGCAGCGAAGACGATCTCGGCACCAATGCCCTGTGTGAAGCCGCTCACGAGCGTGAGTACACCCCACTGGTTACCGATAAGGGCCGACACGGAGGCGGCGACCATCTCTCCGTAAATCGCGGCACCCGGCTTGCGGATGACGAGTGCGGTGAGCACACCGGCGAAGAGCCAGAAACCGCCACCAATCGCTTGCAGGCCGGGCAGGAGCGCAGCGAACGGGGCCAGAGCGGGAGCGGAGGCAACGTTCCAGACGACGAAGATCAAACCGCTTGCGACGCCGATAACGCTCGCCACGACGATGTCGATCACCCGCCACTGAAAACGCGATCCGGGCTTCGTCGGGGTAGACGTGGATGAGGATGGTGCTGTTGTGGTCACTTTCGTGCCTTTCACTAGTGAATGGCACGGGTTTCAAGAGTGTCTGCTCCCTGCGCTGGCATGATCCAGATCAGGTTCGACGGTCGAAGCTTGGAGAAGCTCCCTCTCAGCCCGGCTCACCGGACTCCCGTGTTCGCCACCCAGTCTAATCATCAATAGGCTCGCACTATGGACTTCCGCATTTTCACAGAACCTCAGAACGGCGCCAGCTACACCGATCAGCTTCTTCTTGCGCAAGCCGCAGAGAAGCTCGGTTTCAACGGCTACTTCCGTTCTGACCACTACGTGACGATGGATGACCGCAACGGCGGGCTGCCTGGTCCAACGGACTCCTGGACGACGCTGGCGGGGCTTGCGCGCGAGACTTCGACCATTCGTTTAGGCACCCTCGTCTCCTCCGCTACCTTTCGGCATCCGGGCATTCTGGCAATTCAAGTGGCACAGGTCGACGACATGTCGGGTGGCCGAGTAGAACTCGGGCTCGGCACCGGCTGGTTCGAACGTGAACATGCTGCGTACGGCATCCCCTTCCCGGCGAAGCGGTTCGGGATGCTCGAAGAACAGCTCGACGTCATCACGGGCATCTGGGCAACGGAGCCCGGAAAGACCTTCTCGTATGAGGGCAAGCACTACCAGCTGAGCCAGTCACCCGCGCTGCCGAAGCCCGTGCAGAACCCGTTGCCGATCATCATCGGCGGCAGTGGTCCAAGCCGTACGCCGGCGCTCACCGCTAAGTTCGCCGCCGAATACAACGCGGGCTTCGCAACCATCGCACCGCTGAAGGAACGCATCGCTCGGGTTCGCAATGCCTGCGAACACTTCGACCGGGACCCCGCCACGCTCGTGCTCTCTATCGCCGGCACAACTGCGGTCGGCACCACCGAAGCTCAGATCGAAGCGCGAGCGACCGCCGCCAACGGAACTCCCGCCGACCTGCGCCTTGGCGGTTTCGCCGGAACCGCCAGCGAGGTCGTCGACAAGATTTCAGAGCTGCAAGCACTCGGATTTACTCGCGTGTACTTCCAGATCATGGACTTCCACGATCTCGACCAGCTCGACTTCCTCGCTCGCGAGGTCGTGCCGCAGCTCGACTAGGCGCGCTCGTCGCTAGGAATCCTGATCAACCGTCACGAAGTCGATCAGGTGCTCGACGCGCCCCAAGAGCGCTGGCTCGAGGTCACCAAAGTTGGTGACCTTCGACAAAATAAACTGCCACGCCCGAGCGATATCGGCTTGGTCGTCGTGCGGCCAGCCGAATGCTTCACAGATGCCGTGCTTCCACTCGATAGTGCGCGGCACCGTAGGCCACGCAGCAATTCCGAGGCTCTGCGGCTTCACGGCCTGCCAGACATCGACGAATGGATGACCGACCACAAGCGCATGCTTGCCGTACTTGCCGCGCCCCACGGCATCCGCAATTCGGCTCTCCTTCGAGCCGGGAACAAGGTGATCCACCAAGATTCCCAACTTGCGGTCGGAGGTGGGGGCAAAGTCTGCGACGATCTTCTCGAGATCGTCGATGCCGCCGAGGAATTCGACGACAACTCCTTCAGCGCGCAGGTCGTCGCCCCAGACTTTTTCGACGAGTTCCGCGTCATGGCGGCCCTCAACGTAGATGCGACTCGCGAGCGCGGTGCGGGCGCGCTGATCGGGGGCGGCAAACGACCCGGAGGCCGTCTTGCGGGCGGCAGCAGCCTTGGGCGCTGGCTTGACGAGCTCTACGGGCACACCGTCGAT
This window encodes:
- a CDS encoding ABC transporter ATP-binding protein, with the translated sequence MSPTTPVGVTVEGWGWRHSSRLAWAVRGLDLRIEPGERVLLLGESGAGKSTLLHALAGVVGDDEGETEGSLLVAGEHPAAHRGRTGLVIQDPDSQVILERVGDDVAFGCENLGVPRDEIWIRVRDSLASVGLEVALDRNTSALSGGQKQRLALAGVLAMRPGLIVLDEPTANLDPEGVTEVRDAVIRVAESTGATIVVVEHRVSVWSDVVDRIVVLAAGGGVIADGVPADVLARQGKELAARGVWIPQYPPPRPVRAVRAPQHTLLSARQLTVGRSKNALGAPLDLEILSSHALAITGPNGAGKSTLALTLGGLLPPVGGAVEASPALASGAGEHPIRWKSRELLTRIGTVFQDPEHQLLTSTVRAELEVGPRALKLPDSEVDVRVDELLTRLRLDRLAEANPFTLSGGEKRRLSVATALATRPQVLVLDEPTFGQDSRTWSELLALLARLVDDGSSVIAVSHDLDFVAALADATVALE
- a CDS encoding ECF transporter S component; translation: MTTTAPSSSTSTPTKPGSRFQWRVIDIVVASVIGVASGLIFVVWNVASAPALAPFAALLPGLQAIGGGFWLFAGVLTALVIRKPGAAIYGEMVAASVSALIGNQWGVLTLVSGFTQGIGAEIVFAAFLYANWRVSGAILAGAGAGLAMAITDLLLWYPGSALPFIIIYTIAAIVGGMLIAGLLSWLATRGIAATGALNRFGAGREIAKRV
- a CDS encoding LLM class F420-dependent oxidoreductase, which produces MDFRIFTEPQNGASYTDQLLLAQAAEKLGFNGYFRSDHYVTMDDRNGGLPGPTDSWTTLAGLARETSTIRLGTLVSSATFRHPGILAIQVAQVDDMSGGRVELGLGTGWFEREHAAYGIPFPAKRFGMLEEQLDVITGIWATEPGKTFSYEGKHYQLSQSPALPKPVQNPLPIIIGGSGPSRTPALTAKFAAEYNAGFATIAPLKERIARVRNACEHFDRDPATLVLSIAGTTAVGTTEAQIEARATAANGTPADLRLGGFAGTASEVVDKISELQALGFTRVYFQIMDFHDLDQLDFLAREVVPQLD
- a CDS encoding DUF3097 domain-containing protein; this translates as MTDDRYSHDVLADFTIRRGPAVLPKVPIESGMVVEVIADGYVGALVGFANGLMELEDRRGSARAFPLGSGYLIDGVPVELVKPAPKAAAARKTASGSFAAPDQRARTALASRIYVEGRHDAELVEKVWGDDLRAEGVVVEFLGGIDDLEKIVADFAPTSDRKLGILVDHLVPGSKESRIADAVGRGKYGKHALVVGHPFVDVWQAVKPQSLGIAAWPTVPRTIEWKHGICEAFGWPHDDQADIARAWQFILSKVTNFGDLEPALLGRVEHLIDFVTVDQDS